In Anopheles merus strain MAF unplaced genomic scaffold, AmerM5.1 LNR4000118, whole genome shotgun sequence, the genomic window GAAACATTATTGAGTATGTATATTATATGAATGTTCCTAATCTTTGGTCCACCTATTTTAAAGCCATTTTCAACGTTTCCCAATAAATTTGCCAAGTCAAACTTTTGAGAGAACCTAGCCTTACCTGaacacacaacatttttcgaccaacacttttaacattttcccgtGGTTAACGATAAATCAGGTATAAGTGTCCTTTAGCGTTTCCAGAAAAAAGGTCAACACACAGGTATCACTGCTTGCATTTGCTATGGTAAAACCAACCCGCTTTACCAAGCTACCTGGAAAATTTAACACATCGCTTCTGATATGCTGCATTTTACATAATTTGCAGGGTTAGACAATTGAAAACAGTAAATGATGCTTTTTGTGCCAAAGGAAGgcacattttttcatttacattttgtgCACTCTTTCAAGCACCGTTCTATATTAGAAAATGTTCTTACTTCTGGTAGTCCCATAGCACCATGAATCGAATAAAATGTCTTTGGCAAAGTTATTTGTCGCCCTGAAAAGGacggttttgggtttgagatGAAGGAAGCTTTGTCATACAGTTTAAGCCTTCTTTTCGGTCTTcttgggcagcagcacggcctgAATGTTGGGCAGCACACCACCCTGAGCGATGGTTACTCCGGACAGCAGCTTGTTCAACTCCTCGTCGTTGCGGATGGCCAGCTGCAGATGACGCGGGATGATGCGCGTCTTCTTGTTGTCAcgggcagcgtttccggcCAACTCAAGCACTTCAGCGGCCAAGTACTCCATGACGGCTGCCAGATACACGGGCGCTCCGGCACCGACGCGCTCGGCATAGTTACCCTTGCGCAGGAGACGATGAATACGGCCAACGGGGAACTGAAGACCGGCACGGTTGGAGCGGGACTTTGCCTTTCCCTTtacctttcctccctttccacgGCCAGACATGGTTCGATTTTATTGGGGAACGTTTGTAACGGATCACGAGCAACACGATGTTCTCTTTGAGAAGGGTCTTTTTACAATGGAGCAATTTTGACTCGACCGATGCTTATATAGCAGCTTATTCGAGCTGCGCGATACTTGTTTGGAATTTTTCGAGCTGCACGATACGTATCCTCTCTCACGGCCCGTTATAAGCGATCGGAGAGCTTGGAATTTTTCTAGAACGCAATCACCCGTTGAATCGAACACATCGTGTCCCAGTGTTGAGTGAATTTTTCCGTCGAAATGGCACCCAAAACCAGTGGAAAAGCTGCAAAGAAGTCTGGCAAAGcccagaaaaatatttccaagtccgacaagaaaaagaagcgcaaGACCCGCAAGGAAAGCTACGCTATTTACATCTACAAAGTGTTGAAGCAAGTCCACCCGGATACTGGCATCTCTTCGAAGGCCATGAGCATCATGAACAGTTTCGTCAACGATATCTTCGAACGCATTGCTGCTGAGGCGTCCCGCTTGGCGCACTACAACAAACGTTCGACGATCACGTCCCGCGAAATCCAAACCGCTgttcgtctgctgctgcctggtgAGCTTGCCAAGCACGCCGTCTCCGAAGGAACGAAGGCTGTCACAAAGTACACCAGCTCGAAGTAAGCCACTGAAATGATTGGCTTCGTTCTCTCAAatcggtccttttcaggaccacaaaTCGCATTCAAACAAAGAATTATCCTTCGTTTCATCTGCACCAGCGAATTAGCGCTGTAATTTCAGGGTGTCCGTCTTCGTCAACGTTATTGTTCagtttgttgcgtttgcctGTAATGTAGTTTGTTGCGAACTATGTCTTCCACATCATTGGAAACAATGATGCTGTGATTGACATTAAAGTTCTGCGTTGTTCATTGTAAATATTAATGTTAAATAGAACCTTAACACGtttacaaaaaacattaaaaaaaagtccgCACTGGTTGGAAGCGTTTTGCGAGGTGAAATTGTACATGGAGTTTCGTGTATCATGAATTACGAATAGAAGTCGTTTCGCTCGTGGTATgagaatcatttttttatttaaattttcctcGCGCATACGAGGATAATTTATCGACAAAGCAACCAATTGCAGCTTATGTGTCGTGAGTTAAATGTTGtaatagatttgttcgattttaatgtTGAATATAGTCATAGGTAATATAAGTGGTAATATAATATTGGTTAATATTGTCAAAATCCTTAGCTGCCTTATTAAAAAGCGAAACTTTGTCaagaaaaagttaaattaCCTCCCATAACGATGATTGTTTGAAACGAATATTCCCCCTTTTCATCATTATCTCGTTATTACTAAACGACATACGTGTTAGCTTGCCTTCACATATACCATTTCGTAATAGCAATCGAAagataattcttgatatgttcaACAGTAttggtggtcctgaaaaggaccgttttGAGAAGGAAATGCCCCGTTTAGACAGGGACCGCTTCCGGATGCATGGACGATTTAGGCACGCTCTCCGCGGATGCGACGGGCCAGCTGGATGTCCTTGGGCATGATGGTGACGCGCTTGGCGTGGATGGCGCACAGATTCGTGTCTTCGAACAGACCAACCAGGTACGCCTCGCTGGCTTCCTGCAGCGCCATCACGGCTGAGCTCTGGAAGCGGAGATCCGTCTTGAAGTCCTGGGCGATCTCACGCACCAAGCGCTGGAAGGGCAGCTTGCGGATGAGCAGCTCGGTCGACTTCTGGTAGCGACGGATTTCTCGGAGGGCCACCGTTCCCGGACGGTAACGATGCGGCTTCTTCACTCCTCCGGTGGCCGGGGCACTTTTACGAGCAGCCTTGGTGGCCAGCTGCTTGCGAGGAGCCTTACCTCCAGTCGATTTACGAGCAGTTTGCTTGGTACGAGCCATTTCACTTGGGGAGCGTAGGTTTCGTTGAGCACGGAGCGAACTTGTTTCTTTAACAAAAGTTGAACGTTGAATGatgaaactgctcgaaaaacAGCTCTATTTATGCGCTTGTCAACCCTCATTTTCTCTCATCTTAAGAGCAAGATGGAATGCGTGAatgaaaaagtataaataGGGACGTTGAGCTCGAAAACGCTCATTCGTGATCGTCAATTTAAAGTGTGAACATCGTGCACGTACCATCCTGTGCTCATCATGACTGGaagaggaaagggaggaaaaggcCTGGGTAAAGGAGGAGCCAAGCGTCACCGAAAAGTGCTGCGGGATAACATCCAGGGCATTACCAAGCCCGCCATCCGCCGTTTGGCTCGGCGTGGAGGAGTGAAACGTATCTCCGGCCTCATCTACGAGGAAACCCGTGGCGTGCTGAAAGTGTTTCTGGAGAATGTGATCCGTGATGCGGTCACTTACACTGAACACGCCAAGCGTAAGACCGTCACCGCTATGGATGTGGTGTATGCTCTGAAGCGTCAGGGCCGTACTCTGTACGGTTTCGGAGGTTAAATTCAACGTGCTCTAACAAACCTCCAAATGGAGTCTCAAATcaaacggtccttttcaggaccacaatACATTACTCAAGAGCTATGTCTTCCGCAACATGCGACAATtatatttgagaaaaaaaatgtatgatatATTCGATTGGTGTGCGTATAACATGTTACTCGCATAACAAGCACTCATACTGCTGTATATTCAGTGCATTTACATGAAATGGCGTTTTgtaaatgtgcttttttaaCTTATACGTATGCGTTTGAATCGTACATAAAAGCGACGACTGAAGCGTTTGTTAAAACGAATCATTTTCCATTCTTTCTTTAGATTTTactatttaaattttctaattaaaaaatattttctttttcaggaCAAACCTTTCATCCTCTTGAAGCAATAATCACCGTGTGGAACATACCGTTTTTTAGCATCAGCTCAAATCTGACTTACACATGCGCATCGTTCATTGATTCTTGAGATAATTCATtaaaagaaggaaaacgggtgaaaaaacaacactgttcACATGAGGTTTGTTAATTTATTATACAGCAACAGCTAACAGCGTCAATGCTGCCTTTGAATCCGTAAATCACTCAATGCTAATTTCGAAGCTATCAAGCTACGGAGTTAATAGCGCGCTCGTTCATTTGCTCTCGTATTATTTAAGTGATAAGCATATTACTGTGATTATTTCCTCCTCTCTATCTGCACCATTCACCAACCCGTCTGGGGTTCCACAATGCAGGATTCTCggcccttttctttttaacattttcataaatgATGTTATTCACGTTATGCCGGATTGCGaacaattgttttatgcaggtgatatgaaaatgttcctACCGGTATCAGATCAAACCAATGCTTTAACTCTTCAAATCTGATTAACTCGATTTAACGCGTTGTGTAATTCCAATTGTATGCGTCTCAACATTTCAAAATGTTCTGTTACATCCTACACTAGGAAAAGGTTTTCCATTATTTGCgaatataaaattgatgatagatcaaagccgcgtaaaaatgtgattcaTGATTTAGGCGCTCATTTAGATAGCAGACTAACGTTATAGAACCACTATGAAGCAATACTTTCAAAAGATTTCCGTTTGTTAGGATTCATTTTGCGTGTTGAGAAAGACTTCAAAGATCCATTCAGTAAAAAATTGTATATTGTGTATTGTGCAATTGTCCGTCCTACTTTAGAATTTGCTAGTATTATTTGGACACCGACACAGctacatttaaaatataggctagaatcggttcaacgcaagcttactcgttcattgttttatcgtcTCCCGACGTCTCGTAATTCTGTTTGTCCCTCTTACCGTACAAGGTGCCTGTTATTTGGAATagaacctctgcaacatagaagcAAGAAGTGCTTGTTTACATACAAACTTGTTAGCGGATCTTTCGAAGGCCcgtatttttaataaatagaactTTCAGGTCCCAATAAGAATGTTAAGAACCAGGACCAAATTCAATATAGAATTAAGATGGACTAATGTTGGATATAACgatcttttaaaaaaattaacggACTTTTTTAAATAGCTAAGTGAGATGCATCCACAGTTCatgttatgttgtttattAATCTTGTTAATTGACAGTCAAACTAATTATGCCtttcgatgcgtttttgttaCCACTGTTCTATtgcatttaacaaaaaaagagaatgtTATGTGAGCTTATGATAGCTTGAAAACTTTCggaatagataaaaataataaaaaacaataagcttcttttaaacaataatatttgcttttctatatattctatttcttttctttagtTTTGGTCACAATAACACCAtttccgcgcacacacacaaaacaatgcTTCAACTCAAAACCTTAAAACAGTTTCCATCACCAGACCatgaaaaaactaaaaatatgtattgtgtgttaatttgaagatttttgaagGAATCTTAAGCCTGTTCGGAATATGTATCAAATCGTTTGCAGTTTGAAACATGAGCTCGAAACTGTCCAGGAAATGAATCAAAATTTCCATGCAGATTAATGATGTTCAATAATGCTTCGAGTAAAATAATTGagaatcttgatttttttcgCAAATGTACAAGGTTTGCGATTGATTTGTGATTAATACAATAGTTTTGCCAATCGAAATTGcataagtaaaacaatatGCATTGCCGAAAATGCCTAAAGTGGCTTCAATTCAACGCAATTATGGTTTGAAGTttacaaatgtaaataaaaaatctaaattatattttagttAACGAAGCATTATGCAGGATTGCGCCCTAGAAAAGATAAATCTCACCACTTGAGTTTTCtataagagcaaaaatttgcaaattttccaTATTCTCCAGAGAGCGTTAACAAGAGTCAAGCAAGAGCTTCTCGCCAAATACTTTATGCAAGATTTGCTAGCAGGATGGTATAAAGATGTAGAAAttaactcaacctccaacatctAGGATGTTAGCTGAATTCCATATATTTTCTTGGGATACTGACTTCATTTTTATAATAACGTAGCGATGCTCCGCGAGCGATGTTTCCGTTTCAATTTTTACAATTGGTGATTGTTCCCCAGCTTTCGttatcatacaaatgtttGCCAGTTATTATCCAGGACAAACACCCTGGGATATCATGAACAcccgccctctacgttacgcaaGCGTTAcacgtaacgcctgtttagcgcaaacccaagcagcattttttaacGCCTGGTTTTACCATCGGGGATAAGCAAATTGATAGATTATTAATCATGtcttaatattgattatttgcATGCAATAATGAGAAACgaccaattttgaacaaaaacaaaaagttttttaaagatatgactcaatgattatttatgattatgaaaagttataacatttttattatcttaatattttttgcatcaatgcGAGTTATAACAACTTCAAGAAATACTTTtataacaataaataaactaaGATATGCTATCacaaaaaaactcattttttatttgccaatcTTTTGGTAAAACAAGAATTTCGAAAATTATGAAAGGATCTATTAAACTCGATAAGCGCCATTTCAAAAGAGCCCTCGCATCCAAAGCAACCATCATTCAAAATCGCCATTAACGTTATCTTAATAggctttaaatttatttcctaTATTGAATTTCTTTGGATATACTTGAAAtactttatattttttgctttggcaACGTAACTCGAATTAAAAGTTTTGAAGGATTTAAGACCTTTAAACTGTAAGACttttttgcttaaattatGGTGCATTAATGAAAAACCTCATCTTTTTTAActtgtaattaaataatttaatctcACTGATATCGATTTATCctcaaacaaataatttatattttcatcGAAATGTaaaagattttaaaatttataaggTGTCGCCAAGCTGACACAACCTCTATTAAATGATGCTTGGGAATTTTGAAAGGCAAGTAACGCTTCTCCTTTGTAAAGTAAAGGGCTGAAACTTACtttttacatatttatatttatatatttatgtgGTTATTTAAATGAAGGGTGAAGGGAAACATTATTGAGGATGTTTATCTATGAATGTTCCTAATCTTTGGTCCAActtttttaaagccatttcCAACGTTTCCCGATATATTGAAAGCCAAACTGTTGTGAGAACCTAACTTACCTGaacacacaacatttttcgacaaccaacacttttaacattttcccgtGGTTAACGATAAATCAGGTATAAGTGTCCTTTAGCGTTTCCAGAAAAAAGGTCAACACACAGGTATCACTGCTTGCATTTGCTATGGTAAAACCAACCCGCTTTACCAAGCTACCTGGAAAATTTAACACATTGCTTCTGATATGCTGCATTTTACATAATTCGCAGGGTTAGAGAATTGAAAACAGTAAATGATACTTTATGTGCCAAAGGAAGgcacattttttcatttacattttgtacACACTTTCAAGCACCGTTCTATATTAGAAAATGTTCTTACTTCTGGTAGTCCCATAGCACCATGAATCGAATAAAATGTCTTTGGCAAAGTTATTTGTCGCCCTGAAAAGGacggttttgggtttgagatGAAGGAAGCTTTGTTACACAGTTTAAGCCTTCTTTTCGGTCTTcttgggcagcagcacggcctgAATGTTGGGCAGCACACCACCCTGAGCGATGGTTACTCCGGACAGCAGCTTGTTCAACTCCTCGTCGTTGCGGATGGCCAGCTGCAGATGACGCGGGATGATGCGCGTCTTCTTGTTGTCAcgggcagcgtttccggcCAACTCAAGCACTTCAGCGGCCAAGTATTCCATGACGGCTGCCAGATACACGGGTGCTCCGGCACCGACGCGCTCGGCATAGTTACCCTTGCGCAGGAGACGATGAATACGGCCAACGGGGAACTGAAGACCGGCACGGTTGGAGCGGGACTTTGCCTTTCCCTTtacctttcctccctttc contains:
- the LOC121601555 gene encoding histone H2A, whose translation is MSGRGKGGKVKGKAKSRSNRAGLQFPVGRIHRLLRKGNYAERVGAGAPVYLAAVMEYLAAEVLELAGNAARDNKKTRIIPRHLQLAIRNDEELNKLLSGVTIAQGGVLPNIQAVLLPKKTEKKA
- the LOC121601559 gene encoding histone H2B, which encodes MAPKTSGKAAKKSGKAQKNISKSDKKKKRKTRKESYAIYIYKVLKQVHPDTGISSKAMSIMNSFVNDIFERIAAEASRLAHYNKRSTITSREIQTAVRLLLPGELAKHAVSEGTKAVTKYTSSK
- the LOC121601553 gene encoding uncharacterized protein LOC121601553, which translates into the protein MARTKQTARKSTGGKAPRKQLATKAARKSAPATGGVKKPHRYRPGTVALREIRRYQKSTELLIRKLPFQRLVREIAQDFKTDLRFQSSAVMALQEASEAYLVGLFEDTNLCAIHAKRVTIMPKDIQLARRIRGERGGKVKGKAKSRSNRAGLQFPVGRIHRLLRKGNYAERVGAGAPVYLAAVMEYLAAEVLELAGNAARDNKKTRIIPRHLQLAIRNDEELNKLLSGVTIAQGGVLPNIQAVLLPKKTEKKSTALTLQSIHHIHSGDGLTLGVFSVSDRITDHILQKHFQHATGFLVDEAGDTFHSSTPSQTADGGLVMMSTGCFIIQRSTFVKETSSLRAQRNLRSPSEMARTKQTARKSTGGKAPRKQLATKAARKSAPATGGVKKPHRYRPGTVALREIRRYQKSTELLIRKLPFQRLVREIAQDFKTDLRFQSSAVMALQEASEAYLVGLFEDTNLCAIHAKRVTIMPKDIQLARRIRGERA
- the LOC121601558 gene encoding histone H4 codes for the protein MTGRGKGGKGLGKGGAKRHRKVLRDNIQGITKPAIRRLARRGGVKRISGLIYEETRGVLKVFLENVIRDAVTYTEHAKRKTVTAMDVVYALKRQGRTLYGFGG
- the LOC121601556 gene encoding histone H2A — its product is MSGRGKGGKVKGKAKSRSNRAGLQFPVGRIHRLLRKGNYAERVGAGAPVYLAAVMEYLAAEVLELAGNAARDNKKTRIIPRHLQLAIRNDEELNKLLSGVTIAQGGVLPNIQAVLLPKKTEKKA